The Streptomyces europaeiscabiei genome window below encodes:
- a CDS encoding lipid-transfer protein, whose amino-acid sequence MSVRTKDRLGGRAAIVGIGATDFSKDSGRSELRLAVEAVRAALDDAGLAPADVDGMVTFTMDTSPEITVAQAAGIGELSFFSRVHYGGGAACATVQQAALAVATGVAEVVVCYRAFNERSGRRFGSGVRHREPSAEGVALGWTLPFGLLTPASWVAMAAQRYLYAYGLTPEAFGHVAVVDRKHAATNPAAYFHNRPITLDEHAASRWIVEPLRLLDCCQETDGGQALVVTSLERARDLPKPPAVVVAAAQGAGRAQQQMTGFYDSDLTGLPEMGVVARQLRRTSGLRPDDIDVGILYDHFTPFVLMQLEEFGFCGPGEAADFVAEERLPLNTHGGQLGEAYLHGMNGIAEAVRQLRGTSVNQVPGAERALVTAGTGVPTSGLVLGTDG is encoded by the coding sequence ATGAGCGTACGAACCAAGGACCGGCTCGGCGGCCGTGCCGCGATCGTCGGGATCGGCGCGACCGACTTCTCCAAGGACTCGGGACGCAGCGAGCTGCGGCTGGCCGTGGAGGCGGTGCGGGCGGCGCTCGACGACGCGGGGCTGGCCCCGGCGGACGTGGACGGAATGGTCACGTTCACGATGGACACGAGCCCGGAGATCACGGTCGCGCAGGCGGCCGGCATCGGCGAGCTGTCCTTCTTCTCGCGCGTCCACTACGGCGGCGGCGCCGCGTGCGCGACGGTGCAGCAGGCGGCGCTCGCGGTCGCGACCGGTGTGGCGGAGGTCGTGGTCTGCTATCGGGCGTTCAACGAGCGCTCGGGGCGGCGGTTCGGGTCGGGCGTACGCCACCGGGAGCCGTCGGCGGAGGGCGTGGCGCTGGGCTGGACGCTGCCGTTCGGGCTGCTCACGCCCGCGTCCTGGGTGGCGATGGCGGCGCAGCGCTACCTGTACGCCTATGGGCTGACCCCCGAGGCGTTCGGGCACGTGGCCGTGGTCGACCGGAAACACGCGGCGACGAACCCGGCTGCGTACTTCCACAACCGCCCCATCACCCTCGACGAGCACGCGGCGTCGCGCTGGATCGTCGAGCCGCTGCGGCTGCTGGACTGCTGCCAGGAGACGGACGGTGGCCAGGCGCTCGTCGTGACCTCCCTGGAGCGCGCGCGGGATCTCCCGAAGCCGCCCGCCGTGGTCGTGGCGGCCGCCCAGGGCGCGGGCCGGGCGCAGCAGCAGATGACCGGCTTCTACGACAGCGATCTCACCGGGCTGCCGGAGATGGGCGTCGTCGCCCGGCAGCTGCGGCGGACCTCGGGGCTGCGGCCGGACGACATCGACGTGGGCATCCTGTACGACCACTTCACGCCGTTCGTGCTGATGCAGCTGGAGGAGTTCGGGTTCTGCGGGCCGGGAGAGGCGGCGGACTTCGTCGCCGAGGAGCGGCTGCCGCTCAACACCCATGGCGGGCAGCTCGGCGAGGCGTATCTGCACGGGATGAACGGCATCGCGGAGGCGGTACGGCAGCTGCGGGGCACCTCCGTGAACCAGGTTCCCGGCGCCGAGCGGGCGCTCGTCACCGCGGGGACCGGGGTACCGACCTCGGGGTTGGTGCTGGGGACGGACGGGTGA
- a CDS encoding bifunctional MaoC family dehydratase N-terminal/OB-fold nucleic acid binding domain-containing protein has product MAVTEDLSARLKAYEGRAAVIGGRGKDPVNSPMIRHWCEAMGDTNPAYTGPDGIAPPTMLQVWTMGGLSGHETRSAAYDELLALLDGAGYTSVVATDCEQEYLRALRPGDQITFDSVIESVSERKTTRLGTGHFVTTRMDVRVGEGDDGLVGTHRFRILKYAPVDVPGKRAPADDHGERAPRPRERQPREGQPREGQPREQRPREQQPQRPRPVVNRDNAGFWEGVALHRLLIQRCSDCATLRLPWLPGCNACGSPEWDTVEASGDGTVYSYVVMHHPPFPAFEPPYAVGLVELAEGVRIVSNIIGVPYDKVRIGMSVRLEFARYDEGLELPVFRVEEEATHV; this is encoded by the coding sequence GTGGCGGTGACCGAGGACCTGTCCGCACGGCTCAAGGCCTACGAGGGGAGGGCGGCCGTCATCGGCGGCCGTGGCAAGGATCCCGTCAACTCGCCGATGATCCGGCACTGGTGCGAGGCAATGGGGGACACCAACCCCGCGTACACCGGACCGGACGGGATCGCCCCGCCCACCATGCTCCAGGTGTGGACGATGGGCGGGCTGAGCGGGCATGAGACCCGCTCGGCGGCGTACGACGAACTCCTCGCGTTGCTCGATGGCGCCGGCTACACCTCCGTCGTCGCCACCGACTGCGAGCAGGAGTATCTGCGGGCGCTGCGGCCGGGGGACCAGATCACGTTCGACTCGGTCATCGAGTCGGTGTCGGAGCGGAAGACCACCAGGCTCGGTACGGGGCACTTCGTCACGACCCGTATGGACGTGCGGGTCGGTGAGGGAGACGACGGACTCGTCGGCACCCATCGCTTCCGGATCCTCAAGTACGCCCCGGTCGACGTCCCAGGGAAGCGCGCCCCGGCCGACGATCACGGCGAGCGCGCGCCCCGACCTCGGGAACGGCAACCTCGGGAAGGGCAACCTCGGGAAGGGCAACCTCGCGAACAACGGCCCCGGGAGCAACAGCCGCAGCGCCCCCGCCCCGTCGTCAACCGTGACAACGCCGGGTTCTGGGAAGGCGTCGCGCTCCACCGCCTTCTCATCCAGCGCTGTTCCGACTGCGCCACACTCCGCCTCCCCTGGCTGCCGGGCTGCAACGCCTGCGGCTCGCCGGAGTGGGACACGGTCGAGGCGAGCGGCGACGGCACGGTCTACTCCTACGTCGTCATGCACCACCCGCCCTTCCCCGCCTTCGAGCCGCCGTACGCCGTCGGGCTGGTCGAGCTGGCGGAAGGGGTGCGGATCGTCAGCAACATCATCGGGGTGCCGTACGACAAGGTACGGATCGGAATGTCCGTACGGCTCGAATTCGCGCGCTACGACGAGGGGTTGGAGTTGCCGGTGTTCCGAGTGGAGGAGGAGGCGACGCACGTATGA